A stretch of DNA from Bacillota bacterium:
GGAGAGAGCATAGTAACTCTAGACGGTGAGGAACGAGCATTGCCCGAGAGCGCATTAGTCATTGCCGACCAGCGGGGTGCGGTTGCAGTGGCTGGGGTAATGGGTTCTTTAGAGAGCGAAATTACCCCAGCTACCAAGAGCATCATCCTCGAGTCAGCGCTCTTTGATCGTACCAGCGTTCGTCGCACGTCGCGTGCGCTAGGGCTACTGACCGCGGCTTCTACCCGCTTTGACAAGGGTGTTGACCCACAGGGTTTGTGGCTGGCGCTTTCACGTGCCGCCTACCTGATCGAGCAGTTAGGCTTAGGCCTTGTGTCTGGCGCGCCTGTAGGTTGCTTGCCGCCCGAGACCCCAGAGCGCACAGTTGCTTTAAGGGTAGCGCGGGCTAGCAGTTTGCTGGCCACTGACTTAACACCTGCGGAGATGTCATGCCTACTCACACGCCTTGGTTTTGGGGTGACCATGCTTGGTGATGCCTTGCAGGTGAAAGTCCCCTCGCGGCGGCGTGACGTGATGGAAGAGATTGATTTGATCGAAGAAGTGGGTCGTTTGCATGGCTTTGGGCATGTGCCGGCATTACCATTGTCTGGCACTATTACGCAGGGCCAGCGCACCGCAAGCGGAAAACTGAACAACATACTAAGGGGTAAGCTTAGGGGTCTGGGAATGGATGAGATCATGACCTTAAGCTTTGCTGACCCTTCTTTTGCAGAGCGCTTAGGGTTAAGTCCCGACCACCCCTTTAGTCAAACTCTACCCATCCAGAACCCCCTTAGCCGTGAGCGCGGTGTACTGCGCAGCACTTTGACTTCGGGTATATTAGAAGTGTTGGAATACAATCAGGCTAGACAGCGTCCTGGCATGTCAATCTATGAAATTGGACGCGTCTTTTTGCCGCCGGACGGCGACCATAATGAACAAAGAAGTGAGCCAGAGAGGCTTTGTCTAGGCGCATTTGGCGAACGCCGAGGTCACTGGAACGCGCCCTCAGAACGGCTTGACTACTACTTTGTTAAAGGCGTCGTGGAAAGTCTCTTGCCACAAGCTAAGTTTGTGGTCAGTCAGCATCCCTTCTTACACCCAGGGAGACAGGCCGACATTGTGCTGCACGAGAAAAACATAGGGTTTTTGGGAGAGCTTCATCCTCGCTTGGGACTACGCGAACGTTTTGTTCTCTGTGAGATAGAGCTCGAGAAGGCTTTCGCGCTCACGGATTTCGAACCACAGTATAAAGCCCTGGGGAAGCACCTGCCACTTGAGCGTGACCTAGCTTTTGTTTTGCCTGCCACCGTATCGGCTGCAGAAGTGTGCCAAGTCGTCAAACATTGTAGTCTAGGGCAGGTCGCGAGCGTCACCGTGTTTGATGTCTACAAGGGCGCCGGAGTTCCTAGTGGTATGCAGAGCATGGCCTTGCGACTGGAGCTTTACCGCGACCAGGGTAGTTTTACTGATCTAGATCTCGCGGAGTTATTGCAAGATATCAAGAGCGGGGTAGAGACTACTTTGGGTGCAACTTTACGTGGTCTTGCAGGAAGTTAGCCAGAAGTGGAGTATTGTACAGTCAAGGAAGATAGACTAACCATACCGCAAGATAAGGGCGTGCGTAGCCTAATTACTAGGGGGTAGATAAGTGCCCACTCTGAACGGTCTAGACTATGTGCTGTTGTTTGTAGTTGCGTTCTTCACTCTCTCAGGCTTGAGTCGCGGTTTAGTCAGACAGATTGTCGATCTTGTGGCCTGGGTGGGCTCTATCTACCTAGCTTTCTCGTTCGGAGACCAACTGGCAGCGGAACTTAACCGCCTCTTTAACCTCGATGTTCACTTAAGCCAAGCTCTTGGTCCTCTGTGGGGTGATTTTGAGATTGGTGCGATGGCGGTTAATATTCTCGGGTTCGTGGTGGTGGTGTGCGTGACGCGCATGGCTGCCGAATTGTTGGCCAATGCGCTAGATATGGTAGCTAAACTGCCCGTAATCAGCTCCTTTAACAGATTAGGCGGTGCCGCACTAGGCTTCGGCAAGGGTGTGGTCATCGTTTTTCTCGTGGCCTCTGTGGCTAGGGCCATGCCCGCCGGGGCGTTTTCTGCCCATATTGAGAGTTCACAGGTGGTGAACGCTGTGTTGCGCATAAGCCCACGCTTCTATGAACAACTAAGGGATTTTATTTTACGAGTAAGGCCCCTGGTCTAAAACCGGGGTTTTTTCCATAAGGGGTGAAGAAGATGCATGAACGCTCTTGGCGTGTACTAGAGCTAGATAAAGTCAGAGAAGTCCTAGCCGGCTTTGTTTCTTCTGAGTTAGGCAGGGAACTAGTCGTAAGTATGTCGACTAGCGGTGATCGCGCCGAGGTGGTGCGATGGTTAAGGGAAACGGGCGAAGCGAGAGCCATTCTTCGCAACGAAGAATTTCCCTTAAAGGGGATTGCCGATGTACGTGCCGTGGTGAAACGGTGTCAGCTAGGAGCCTCTGTGCCCCCGCATGACCTTTTTGCCCTCGCGGAAGTATTGGCCACAGCGCGCCGCGCGCAGAAGTTCTTTATGGCTCGGGAAGCCACATACCCCCTACTGGCGGAACATGCCGCTGGCATCGTGAGCCACAGAGCGGTCGAAGATGAAATCTTAAGCTGCATTGGCGAAGGCGGCGAAGTCCTCGATAAGGCCAGTGATAAGCTGCGCACGGTGCGACACGATATTCGCAGCGCTCAGAGTGAGATTCGCGCCAAGCTTGAAGGCATGCTGCGTTCTTCTTCTATACAGAAGTACTTGCAAGAACAGCTTGTTACCATGCGCGGCGACCGGTATGTGCTGCCAGTTAAGACAGAATACAAGGGGCAAGTTCCAGGCCTAGTGCATGATCAGTCAGCTAGCGGTGCCACGGTATTTATCGAGCCTATGGCGGTGGTCGTGATCAACAACAAATTGCGCCAGTATATGGCGCTTGAGGAGCATGAGATCGAACGCATAGTGCGCCAATTGTCTGGTAGCGTAGGCGAACATGCTACTAGCATGCTGAGCAATTTAAAGTTACTGGCGAGGCTAGATTTCTCTCTCGCCAAAGGCCGCCTAAGCCTAGAATGGCAGTGCACAGAGCCGGACATTGCCGAAGGCCGCGAGCTCTTTTTTAAAGGGGCGCGTCATCCGTTGATTCCCAGACATGAAGTTCGACCTATAGATGTTAGGCTAGGGCAGGAGTTTAACGTACTGCTAATTACCGGCCCTAACACGGGAGGCAAGACCGTCACACTTAAGACAGTGGGGCTCTTAACGCTGATGGTGCAATGCGGTCTGCACATCCCTGTGGCCTCCGCTAGTCGCGCCGCGATTTTTGACACTGTCTTTGC
This window harbors:
- a CDS encoding phenylalanine--tRNA ligase subunit beta is translated as MKVSYKWLQEYVVPVPPPVELGALMTAAGVAVDAVKSRDTMLRGAKTGRVIEVVPHSKASKLWVCTVDVGGETLTIVTGAENVKCGHVVPVAVPGTVLPNGKIIEPADFRGVMSYGMLLSSEEMGLDRKVVPSSNKDGIYLLPPETQLGRDVAETMGLLDTTLELDLTPNRSDCLSLLGVAQEVAALTNGKLLPMRTMELAPPVINWSSLKVHIDNKELCPAYLGLVVDNIVVTDSPLWMQNFLQGVGIKPINGIVDITNFVLWETGQPLHAFDYSKVAGQALTVRLARSGESIVTLDGEERALPESALVIADQRGAVAVAGVMGSLESEITPATKSIILESALFDRTSVRRTSRALGLLTAASTRFDKGVDPQGLWLALSRAAYLIEQLGLGLVSGAPVGCLPPETPERTVALRVARASSLLATDLTPAEMSCLLTRLGFGVTMLGDALQVKVPSRRRDVMEEIDLIEEVGRLHGFGHVPALPLSGTITQGQRTASGKLNNILRGKLRGLGMDEIMTLSFADPSFAERLGLSPDHPFSQTLPIQNPLSRERGVLRSTLTSGILEVLEYNQARQRPGMSIYEIGRVFLPPDGDHNEQRSEPERLCLGAFGERRGHWNAPSERLDYYFVKGVVESLLPQAKFVVSQHPFLHPGRQADIVLHEKNIGFLGELHPRLGLRERFVLCEIELEKAFALTDFEPQYKALGKHLPLERDLAFVLPATVSAAEVCQVVKHCSLGQVASVTVFDVYKGAGVPSGMQSMALRLELYRDQGSFTDLDLAELLQDIKSGVETTLGATLRGLAGS
- a CDS encoding CvpA family protein, which encodes MPTLNGLDYVLLFVVAFFTLSGLSRGLVRQIVDLVAWVGSIYLAFSFGDQLAAELNRLFNLDVHLSQALGPLWGDFEIGAMAVNILGFVVVVCVTRMAAELLANALDMVAKLPVISSFNRLGGAALGFGKGVVIVFLVASVARAMPAGAFSAHIESSQVVNAVLRISPRFYEQLRDFILRVRPLV